The nucleotide sequence GTAATAGGTAAATGGAAGTAAGGTACGCTGAACGCATTTTCGCATTTAATCATAATTTCGCCGAAATGAACAGAGTAGGtataattaggtatttattttatgaGATATctacatagtaggtacctacttgaatagcTAAAAAGGTTCCATTCTCATTCAtttaagtattttaattttttttacagatttatACAGTCAGTGGATGTCGAACGAATTAAAATGTACTTTACTTACTGAAACTTGGTTGCATGATAACATAATGCCATCAGTTTGCAACGAAACTTATCAGTAAGTGTACCTATGCCtccaaatttattttaatcGGAATCTACGATTGGGTACCTAgctatacctactacctacttgaatttgtccaaattttatttctgccgccacattttatattattttcattgaattaaAAAGGtataagtacctagacctacctcattggattgtattttttacagggtccacaatattaaaaaaataaaatggaattcTACGAGTGATTACGATCAATTCAATGACTACTACGATCACTCCAAGTGGACTATATGTGCGGAAGAAAAAACGCCGTGGATTTGCATAGGTGATATCAACAGAGAGGTGGGTTATTAACCTAATTCTTAATCTTACAAATATTACCCTGCTTAAATTACCATCTAGTACTCTCTATAGGATAAGTCTCATCAAGGTTATCTCGAATCCAGTTTAAtgtattataataatttttcagtcgACTCAGCTGGTTCATGGAGGTGGTACAGTGTGTCTTAATGATTTAAGCTTGTGGAAAATATATTCCAAAATGGTGGCAGAAGTAGAACCATGCCCTTCTCCTTAATCTTTTGCATTTGAGCCAATTAATATCATTAATAGGTACTAATTTTGTTGTGTATTCACATGCATGTACCTATCAACTTATTGTTAAATGGTAAACATCGaatatataataatatttttggggtttttgcatttttgaaatgaatgaaaaaaagaagtaaaagcATGGCCTGAATTTTTGTACCCATTGACAATGgtagagttctgcgccaggagctcaattttttaaaaaattttcctaggTGTATCTTTGTGTACCTGCCTTCAAGTTTGACACATTGAAACACACATCTGAAGTAAAAACTTACATTTCTGTACCAATTGACGATGggagagttctgcgccaggagcttaATGGTTTTAGATAGATGGGTTTTCAAAAGAATAGGAGAAGGAAAAACCCTGAGGAGACACCGATAGACCTACAATTCTAAGAAAATGTACAACACTATATTTAGCTCATCTGTGTTTGAGtattttaggggggggggggagggggatacAACGAAATTAAACCCAACGAATTTTTAGTCATAATTTGAATTGGAAGCATATTTAGAAgcagttttctcaaaatacatgGGTTTCATCTGGATGCTCATTTATAGGAACATGTTGCCCAAAAGTGCCCATTTTGTACTTTTTGCAAAAGCTATCATATAAGTTCAAAAGTTATCAATggatctttttcaaatttcagtggAAGATAGCCAATGGATGATGGTACATATAACATCCAAAATTCATAacatttcgttcattttttgcagAGCTAGAGCGTCAAAACCACTAGGTGCGAGTTATAAGCGCAACTTTCTCCTATATACTTatagagataaaaaaaaacaaagaaacatagggaacaaaaaatcatgttttcatcttaaattacctataattacacaaaaaatatttcatatttacaACAATACGCATAAAAAGAATATCGGTTACCCAGGGCCcagagagtagaaaaaaaatttgtaaaaaaatgttcagacggaaaagtaggtatgattttaagaagaaaaaaaacttgtcgaAAACATCGAGCACTCACCTTTACAAAACCTCTCAAATTCCATTTCAAACGCCCACTGAAAATGGAAGGAGAGGAAATCAAATTTAAGTATGTATAGATAAGTATAGCTAGGTATACACTCATTTcaattaatcaaaataataagAAACCAACTCATAAATTGATCAGTTTCTACCTTTCCTAGTTCCTTTACTAAATTGAAGTCTTACGTTTGAACGAGAATCTACAGTCGGTTGATCATTTTGTTTCGAACACTGATGCTGCCACAGTGCAATCGAGTTTATAGAAccagaaaatccaaaatatttgaTCTGCAAGGGTTTCGGATCCTTCCACCGCATAAAGGGCAGTTTCAATTCATCGCCGACTTTTCCAATCAGAATTGTTCCGTCGTTGAGAATCTGAATCCAGTATTTCTTCCATTCATTTGGAGGAGGCAGATCAGTCATCACTATGACAGCCATCGTTCTAGCGTCGGCTTTTTGTCCTCTTCGAATTTCCGAAAGAGTACCATTCCAAGGACCCAATATGACCTCGTACACCAATTCTTTTTCTGTTGGTTTAGGTGTGGTAGAAAGCAAAACGGAAGCTAAATTATCAGTTTTCACTTCGAAGATTAGTTcaaatgagatattttttctCACGGGCTTCTCAGCAGGGTAAAGAGGGAAGTAATTGTAACCCTGCGTGTAGAAAGTTTTACAAGGTTTGGtcacatctgaaaaaaaaactttaaattagCTCTACATCTCTCTACAAAGCtaagtaggtataagaaaactgaaactgaaccAAAAGAATTtacttttatcagatttctcaTCCGATTGAACAACACATCGATGTTTCCAAATAGCAGTAGTATCGAACCAGCTGGAAAAACTGTAGTATTCGATTTTGAAAGGCTGCGGATCTTTCCAATACATAAATGGAAAATCTTCTCCTTCGCTTCCAACCATAATTAAACCATCAGCCTCGACTCGAACCCAATACCCTTTCCATTCATCATGGGATACCGCATTCGCCATGTATTTCATTTCCCTATTCTCAGTTTTTTGTCCTTTGCGAATTTCAGACGCGACGTTGTTAGCACTACCCAATACTATTTCATACACTGGCTCTGTTCCTGTTACTTTTGTCGTCTGAGATAGTAAAACATGAGCGTTACTATTAGCTTTGATGAAAAACGTCAGGAGTACGAAATTATCTCCATCAAGATTGATTTTATCGATAGGGAAAAACTCGGTGTAGTTATAACTGAAGGTGAAGGTATTTTGACAGTTTTCCGGAATctctatttctaaaaattaaaaatacgaatGAAATTCGAGTTGACATCAAGTTACAAAATCATGCCAaaatactaggtaggtacctacctctttGGATTCTTTCGATTGGCTGCGAATTGGTCGTCGGACATTGATGTTCCCAAAGAGCATCCACGCCAGGCCAACTTGCAAAACTATAATACTTGATTGGCAAAGGTTTGGGATCTTGCCAGTATAAGATGGGCCAATCCTCGCCTTCAGTTCCAATCATAATTAAGCCAGATGATTTTACTCGAATCCAAAAACTTCTCCATTCGTCGCGAGATACAATGTTATTTGTAGCAATTCTggttttgttttcacttttttgacctcTTCGAATTTCCGATGCTGTGTTACTCGCACTGCCCAAAACTATTTCGTAACCGGGTTCGTTTATTGGCGGATTCGGTTTGGTGGATAGGAAGATGTGAGCGTTGCTGGCAGCTTTGACATGAAACGTAACTGATGCTAAAATGTCCgaggttttgttttgtttttcaattgggAAGAACTGATGGTAAAGAATACTGTCAGTGTGTAAAGTTTTACACTGTTGGTCGTCATCTGTAGGGAGAAAAACACCAAGATATTCATGAGATATTTTATAATGTTACACTTTTAAAAAGCTGGggccagacaggaagacagacgggtcaatgacctcaatatGCTAGACAAGCAGACAAACGACCTCTACAGGCCAAACTGGAAGACAGGCAAAACCTTGAGAGGGTAAATAGGTAGGTCAATAACCTCAAAAGGCCAGatgggtttttatttttacctatacTTTAAAGATTTAAATCAATAAACTACGAGACCCGCTTCTATAATGAGGGGATTGAGATGGAATATGGAAACGTGATAGAGTCATTTTACCAGACCATCAATCtaacttatgaaaaaatttgggcaaaacagCACAATAAAACAAATTTACCTCCGAAAATTCTTTCAATGGTTCGATCAAACTCATTCGACGAATTGGATGGTAAGCATTGATGTTTCCAAGAAGTAGTCACATCTTCCCAAGTAGAAAAACTGTAATATTTCACTTGCAAAGGCTGCGGGTCTTTCCAATAGATAAAAGGCTTGTCTTCATTTTCTTTTCCAACTTGAACTAATCCATCAGTAGAAATTCGAATCCAATACGCTTTCCATTCGCTGGACGATACCGCATCGGTCATTTTAACAGTCACTTTACTTTTAGCCTTTTGCATTCTACGAATTTCCGACATCGTGTTATTAGCAGCGCCTAAGACGATTTCGTAAACTGGTTCATTTTCCGATGGTTGGATAGTGGACGATAAGACAACATGCGCGTTGCTTTCAGCCTTTACGTAGAAGGTCAGATTTGCCAGAAGATTTTCCGCTTTGTTCGTCTTTTCGAGTGGGAAAAATTGCGTATAAGATGAAACCTGAGTGGTGTAATTTTCGCAGCTTTTCTCAtcctctaaaaataaaattataaattaggctaccatttacaaaaaaagagtTTGAATTCGTTCGTTATCAAAAACCATACCAATAGTAGAATCGAAGGGACCCCGCCTTTGCAAAGGCTGTGAAGAATCAGTGTCATTGGTAGGCCTGTTATTACCAGTATCATTACGGGAACACTGATGAGCCCACAATGCGACCGTATTATCCCAACTGGAAAAACTATAATACTTGATAGGTATAGGTTGAGGATCCCTCCAATGCAAAAATGGTAAATCGTCTTCCTTCTTCCCAACTAAGATCGAACCTCCATCGTTGATCCGAATCCAATATCCTTTCCAGTCGTTATGGGAAACCGCGTTTTTTATCATCACAGCTCTTTCACCTTTGGCTTTTTGTCCTTTTCGAATTTCAGCCGCTGTATTGTTCGCTCCACCGAGAACAATTTCATAAACCGATCCTTTGACGGTATGATTATCGTTTGTGGACGACAAAAGTACGTGAGCATCGTGATCAGCTTTTACGTAAAACGTCACCGAGGCCAAAATGTTATcttttttggtggatttttcgACGGGGAAATATTGATGATAGTTATAATTCTCCGTGTATtgtttgaagcaatttttttcaatatctataAAATAAATAGATTAGGAAATCGTATATAAGGGTAATTCTcggaaaaaaggtcaattttgatgtgcataattttgaaaaataaaaatcatttttttggaaaatttcaagtggaaatcatttgtataggtgtcccagatccctgttctagtgttggcctcaattcaatcccccccactgtggaccccggccccccctaaaacagcgataattaggattcgaccctcatcgatgtgtaatatgtcgattgatatgttttcgaggtcgtagaattcgaatttggagttattttttatgtagaggtggaagGCGAGgcgaggggagggggaaaatgtcaaattttgcttatattatcgtgtaatatgtcgatttatgtttttcaggccgcaaagttcgaatctggacttatttttttggtaggggtagaggtgaggtgtggggagggagaaaatgtcaaattttgcttgttttatcgtgtaatatgtcgactagcgcgataaaagtacagctgtctgaaatttggccaagtcgaaggacaaatgggcgctggacaagccgaaggacaatctcaacgttttttcgtttctagccttacctactggacattattcggtttttaacacgtaataaatgtgtacttatcatgtagaataacttccctttctcaattatcgtttttggcgggttcatcagggtaaataaaaaggcaagccgaaggacaccaattttgcgaaatatcatattttcagaaacaagtacgatcagaacgagccattgcgtaggttatgagaataacattgcggggtaacatttttatgaagacagtgaaccagtgcagccactcaccagaaaaaaatattggattgggaagctaccaaaaataattgaaaattgctctaaaatttgcgttaaaagtgtgtgacagttttcaaatgtgaaatgtcagcttcctatggacttattccaattgcaatttgcacaataatgaaccttcgtgttctatgataatgagaacgtgccaatttttccccaaaaaaatgaagttcatgacactttataacattcattttcaaaaacatggtgtgtgacagccaagtcgaaggacatttggggtataaaatcgaatgtacaccaatgaaaggaggggctaaaaatttcaataccaattgtgaaatgtgtgggggatgatccttgaatggaccaaaaaaaaaaaaaattcatgctaaaacctttgagaaatttaccatgtacacgatttttacctttttctgagaattacccataaTTCCGTCTACTTACACGAGGTATACACTAGTACCTAAGAAAAATTATTACAGAACCTTACCTGTTTCAAGTTCGCAATTACACCCAAATGTGTAATCAGcagttgccaaaaaatgaacaataaccGTTAGTAAAATCAACAACATGGTGATTTTCCAAGAAAgtatttgatttaaaatgaaaacactaCATAGGTATGAATCATTAATTCTCTTTCAACAGCAACAactcaaatgaaaatgaaataggtatttcaCATCATAATATATCATACCTACGGACTCAACCGAATTAATATCGCTTTTTTACTTCCCGCAAAACATATTTATTCCGACTAAAATACTCAGTATTTTctaagaaataaaatttatcacatCGCAAGTTGATTCATTAATCATTATCTCTACCAGTCACCTGGTCAAAAGTCAATGTCGGAGTTGTTATTCAATcatcaatgtaaaaaaattcacgcaATAAAGGCGCACAATTACGacctaattaaatttttcacacgCATATTGTCGTTCAATATTGAACAGGTAGGTATACGTTTTGAGCAGAAATACGTTCATCTTTGACGAATTTGAACTCCAACTATGATATTATTCACAATTTTCCCCCGTTTACAGATACATGTGGCATTTTGGCATCTTGAGATGCAGGTCCAGTATCACCGACTTTGAATCATTAACTTCATCGTTTCTAAAGTTGACTACTAACTCGATTACACAGGGTGTTCTGCCAcggaatacatttttttcaccaaaataagCCACCCACCTCAAGTTTAGGGAGTTCAGATATAAATATTATGTTGGTCCAGTCTTGGGATGGGGAAAcaagataggtacatacatacatgtgTATATGTTCActagaaaattttcttaaatgtTTGCTTCGCAATTTCAACCTTGTACTACATAAAAAATGAGAtcgattgaaatgaaaactgtGCTTTTCAGCCTTGAATATAGAAttttatcgataatttttctATAGGTGCGATTGACCAGGAATTCAGGAAAGACTGCATGTgacaaaatatctgaaaaaaagtattcaaaagttcgtcatttttactatttttgctgagaatcgcaaaaaaaatatccCCTTCCTGCAACATTCATTCCTTCAATTTGGTTGTTTGTGAagttataattatttaaatccaaaaaaagctccacaaaaaatttctaggtaCCTCTGAGATTATAGACAAATTATAAAAACTGTTGCGTCCGCGTAATTTTTTTAGAGCTGagaacataaaataaaataaactaagGGTTTTGAAGAGACAATGGTATGACCACAGGGAGTCAAGGTAAATAAGTAATTGGAAATTGAATCGCTAGGTCCCTGAGGGTCGAAAGACAAACATTTACGGTGATGGTTAAGGTATTCGAAAATGAAGTCGGACTTCCAAAAGTGTCTAatcacaataatttttcattttttcatccaaatcaTGAGCATTAAGTAAATATTAAATTAAGGTTCTGATTAAACCATAAAcgtttaggtatacctacaaaaaatgaaagcaatCTTGAAAAACATAGCAATTTTATTAATAACTCAACTcgtaagaacaaaaattaaaaaaacattatgtAATGGTAAAGTAAACGAAACTTATACATTTATATGAGattaagaaagaaaaacaacataatttaaaaaataagcaaatgctcaaaaaacacaACAGAAGAAAAACGGTGACATGATTAAGTATTTGATTTGATAATTACTGCACATTTgatatatgtagtaggtaaattaaaattgaaaattgaatacttcTTCAGAAGCGCATTTCACAACTGATTGAATGAATTTCACAAATCCGGTATCTTTGGGCTTTTCTAACCCTCTCAACAGACGATTTTTCATTACAGCGATGAATTCTTTATTACTAAGCTGACCGtcgactagaaaaaaaaatatacatatatattTGTAACAAATCCGTTCAAGTAGGTAACTTAAATTCATCTTGACAAAAATCAACTTACGATTCTCATCGAAAATAACAAATACCACTTGAATAACGTGATCACTCAAGTCAACGTGTGCAACAGTTTTTGCCACGTGTTTAAAGGTTGCTGTAAAAcagtttcatattttaaatcaatgtaatcatttcattattgtttttgagtcttaaaatgcttgaaattttaccCGGATCGATCGAAGCACTAGCAATGTGATAAAATGTGAGAGCGGTATCTACATCGTTTATATTGttcaaaaagtggaaaaatttaaGATAATCATCTCTACTAATACCTTGCGCATTTTCTTTGAAtctgtaaaataaaaagtatGTCTTGAGTTATTGCAATGTCAGCATCTTGTATGTATTTCCAAAATACCATACGTACTGTTTTTTAACACGTTTGatgattttagatttctttTTAGGTGGGTAACCAGCATAAGCGAGTAATAATTCGGTAAAATCTGCTTCGGTGATTTTGCCATTTTCATCAGGATCTTTACGTTGAAACTGAACAATTAAATTTAATATTCATACAGTGAAAATACACACATAGCAAAACAATATAGTGCCTATATAATTTAGTTCATAATCTTACTTCAAGGCTCAAAATTTCACGTTGCAGTTGTTCTTggaagtataaaaatttttctattgttAGCTTCTTgtctttatttttaccaaaaaagtacgTAGTCAAAGCTGAGTTAACGCCCTGTTGTATCATTAATCCAAATTAAATCCTATGTTCAACACAACcataatatttttctaaaaaattgtttactttaAATGTATTCCCAGTGTTGGCATGATCACGATGTCTGCTACCGATACTGGTTTGTTGTCTGATGAGAGTAGCTaccttttcaaattcttcacaATCCACATCGCCATCTCCGTTTAAATCAAACATACGAAAAGCGATTTCAAAATGCCTCTTAGAAGCTGTAATAAAAATAACGCAGTTGTTATTTGAAACGTTACAATTACCTACGTCTATACTTAAAACAAAGACACGTACTAGATAATACTGTAAGTAGAAATATGTAATCTGAGAACGATATCAATCCGGAACTTccaagcttgaaaaaaatgctatCCTCATCCAAAGCAAGTTCCAATTTCATGTGcacgttctaaaaaaaaacatcaaagttAAAAATTGCAATACATAGAATAATTTCCAGTTCAacagttcaaaaattatttagaaaagaGCCGATAGCCGTACGCTAATGAGTATGTAGAATGAAGCACCAATCATGAAGAAGCTAATATAAATGATTAATCAACATCATTCACATTCACAAtaagagaatttttcaagtggtttATTCATGTTATGCATCAACAGTGAGTGTACTTGTAGTTTtccaagaaattcaaaatgtaagtCTCAGctttaaaaaagaataaaatgtagAAAAAGGCCGACGAAGATGACAAAAatatggtagtaaaatttttcgCAATGATTCGCATCGTTATCTACTCACAATATTGAATATATAATACAGATAAGAAGCTAAGTGGTATATGATTTCAAGCTTAAGTGTGAGAAGAAACATAAAGGTGAATAAGAAGTAATATAGTGTACCTTATCATCACTCTGAATGATGAATTACAAAGTATTAGAAAGTTGTGTAAGAGAAGCGAAGAAAGAACAACACGACGATTAGAAAATGAAACAAGAAATAAAAGTTACTATTATTGCATActgagtaggtctaggtaggttaGATACCTAAAAGGTTCACAAGGAAGAAAGTTCATTATATACTAAAATCAATAGCTTACAGAGAAGAGTAAATTATATGTAATATTCGCatgtaagaaatttttttcaacgaatatgaTTTCACAAAATAAGGATaggtattttccaaaatatttattctCTGATTTTGAAGTTTCCTATAAATGTATTTGTATGACAGCTATCGAGCGTCGTCGTATTGgtgttgaataaaattaatctataatttaatattattataCTTTACCTTTGGATCATATTTGATGTACTGATCCAGACCTAATCCTGTAAATACAGAATAATATTACTACTATTGAATGGAACATGATTACGACAAGCTtatattacctattttatttcatattcTATATAATATTATCCTAAAATCTGAAAGTACTctgctcattttcaaaatacaatttccTGGTTGTTatttaataatataaaaaatgtatccatttcaagttttcaaaaattttctgaataaaataatttgaaattataactATTTCAAGACTACGTGCATTTAACCAAATAGTATCCTAGTGAGATAAGTTTTAACCAATATCGCATTCCACTAGTATCActataaatgaatgaataaaattgaaaatacaaaataaataaaattacaaagcaaggtagataggtattttgaaattaaacgaAAACCAGGTGCATTGCTTTAGATAACAAATCTAATCATACCAAGGCATAGCTTCTTAAaccaatcaaattcaaaatttccagtatTTTACCCAGATGAATCACACAAACGTTACCAAATTACCAATTACCATCAATCAGTTACAATCAAAGATACTTCAGAGTACTACTTCACCTCAATCAAAGGTAACTTAGATATATACTCGAAAAATAGCATACAAAAAGCAAAGCGAGACAAATGAATATGATCCTTTTACCCTCTGGTTGTTTAATTCCAGGTGTCATAGACCTGAGAAAATCATCAGGCGTCATGAATACTTCATGAGTTTCTTGTCCGTTAGAATGCACATGAGTGACTTGCAACGTAGAAAAATATCGGAAAACTTTATCCGGTGTAGAAAAATGTCGAATTCGGTTTTCATATTCGATGATCTGACGGCGTATAGTAGTAGTAGGGTATCATTAGTACAGAGCGGGTGAACATATACAAACATATAGAAATGTGTGTAATTAACTACGATCATTCTGAGTAAGTAGAAAAGCTTAGGAAGATAATCATTCAGAAG is from Planococcus citri chromosome 1, ihPlaCitr1.1, whole genome shotgun sequence and encodes:
- the MICU1 gene encoding calcium uptake protein 1 homolog, mitochondrial, which produces MSPVLSKNLLCNFFKIGKTAISYKLVNRIHECNRNRLYLSQLLPSNQNRIIFQNVRSFKDFGHKEDPPVVETKIATFIAVFFLMAAMFNWPRFISVLNLDMLLEDEFKPEDAATEDDEDDDTNVVVDSGKQKSSKKDKEKIGFRDRKIIEYENRIRHFSTPDKVFRYFSTLQVTHVHSNGQETHEVFMTPDDFLRSMTPGIKQPEGLGLDQYIKYDPKNVHMKLELALDEDSIFFKLGSSGLISFSDYIFLLTVLSTSKRHFEIAFRMFDLNGDGDVDCEEFEKVATLIRQQTSIGSRHRDHANTGNTFKGVNSALTTYFFGKNKDKKLTIEKFLYFQEQLQREILSLEFQRKDPDENGKITEADFTELLLAYAGYPPKKKSKIIKRVKKQFKENAQGISRDDYLKFFHFLNNINDVDTALTFYHIASASIDPATFKHVAKTVAHVDLSDHVIQVVFVIFDENLDGQLSNKEFIAVMKNRLLRGLEKPKDTGFVKFIQSVVKCASEEVFNFQF
- the LOC135832862 gene encoding uncharacterized protein LOC135832862, which gives rise to MLLILLTVIVHFLATADYTFGCNCELETDIEKNCFKQYTENYNYHQYFPVEKSTKKDNILASVTFYVKADHDAHVLLSSTNDNHTVKGSVYEIVLGGANNTAAEIRKGQKAKGERAVMIKNAVSHNDWKGYWIRINDGGSILVGKKEDDLPFLHWRDPQPIPIKYYSFSSWDNTVALWAHQCSRNDTGNNRPTNDTDSSQPLQRRGPFDSTIEDEKSCENYTTQVSSYTQFFPLEKTNKAENLLANLTFYVKAESNAHVVLSSTIQPSENEPVYEIVLGAANNTMSEIRRMQKAKSKVTVKMTDAVSSSEWKAYWIRISTDGLVQVGKENEDKPFIYWKDPQPLQVKYYSFSTWEDVTTSWKHQCLPSNSSNEFDRTIERIFGDDDQQCKTLHTDSILYHQFFPIEKQNKTSDILASVTFHVKAASNAHIFLSTKPNPPINEPGYEIVLGSASNTASEIRRGQKSENKTRIATNNIVSRDEWRSFWIRVKSSGLIMIGTEGEDWPILYWQDPKPLPIKYYSFASWPGVDALWEHQCPTTNSQPIERIQREIEIPENCQNTFTFSYNYTEFFPIDKINLDGDNFVLLTFFIKANSNAHVLLSQTTKVTGTEPVYEIVLGSANNVASEIRKGQKTENREMKYMANAVSHDEWKGYWVRVEADGLIMVGSEGEDFPFMYWKDPQPFKIEYYSFSSWFDTTAIWKHRCVVQSDEKSDKNVTKPCKTFYTQGYNYFPLYPAEKPVRKNISFELIFEVKTDNLASVLLSTTPKPTEKELVYEVILGPWNGTLSEIRRGQKADARTMAVIVMTDLPPPNEWKKYWIQILNDGTILIGKVGDELKLPFMRWKDPKPLQIKYFGFSGSINSIALWQHQCSKQNDQPTVDSRSNVRLQFSKGTRKGRN